In Lolium rigidum isolate FL_2022 chromosome 7, APGP_CSIRO_Lrig_0.1, whole genome shotgun sequence, the DNA window AAcactaaaaataatttaaatagatagaagaaaactctttactaatattcaaattcggttcaacataaacaaattacatataaaacttcgaaaaaacataattaaattacatataaattattttaaactacttcttcttcttcgatgatggccccgcctcgtcgtcgtcatcatggtggcgcttcctgctcgtcacctctttcgAAAAGGCGGTGTCagccgacgcgtcggaggaactagtgtcctcctcgtcgtcgccggtgttCGCCGGCTGCGTCTTGGacttggccttcgctttcgcgtccgcctccgccttcgtacgggccgccgccgcctcctctgacccttcctcctccgcgtcctcctccacgcccagccattcctccgcgctgtcaactggcggcggggaatcgtcgccgctgctgggcgtccgggtactgtcccaccaatggcaccATCCAGCAGGcttgccctcgctggaggtgtcggatggaagcttCGAGATGTAgttcatcgtcgctggaggtgtcggatgggagcttggatgaatggcggccggttgaagatccaaaagcgccaacgtacgggtcttattgagcgcagaTGAACGGcgacgcagaagtcgaagagagcggtggttgctcttccgaggagtctgcgctccattccggcggttggcgcgtcggtcgacgcggttgccaatgcgacggttctgcttcccggcaactgcactgtCGCTACGTAGGCGGTGGTTGAGCATCCGAGCCGCTGACTCGTCGAGCCCgcccctcctcgcctctcatttcgttgtgtccggcgtgcccggagcgtcccctgtgtaccggggacgggctcgggacgccggacaccgtattgagcCGCGCGGGACAAAAAAGGCCTTTGGGACGCGCGGCTGGAAACATCTTTTTGGCCGGCGTGCTGACATGGTTATATGTTTGTGGCCGTTGTAGTGCATGGAGTGCGTGGAGTTAGTGGGTGAGTGGCTCACGGCCGTGCGTGAGCCTATAAATGGCACTGTAAACAGTATGTTTGATTGACGAGAAGAAGAGAATAGAGTGAAGCCGTTCATCGGCGAGGCGTATGGGAACAACATGATTCATTGCTTGGGTGCTACTGCACCTATTAGTTACACCTTCACAAAGTTATTCGATAGAAATTCCAAAGTTTGCAAATCTGTAGCTAGCTTCTCCAATCCTAAAGCGTGGGGATCAAAATCATTTGTGGCATCTAGCTTTGCTTACCACGGGAGCAAGCATCTCAATATTCAGCTATAAAACAGGCTCCGTCGATCTGCTAAAGGCGATCGAAGCTATAATTTGAGGCCTGAGATTATCAGGTAGATACACTGAGGTAATCATGGCGCAGCAAAGTGGGAACGATCTGAAACCTCAATTGGAGAAGCTGCTCCAGGCgttcgacgacgaggacgaccggGATCTGCTTCACAGGACGGAACTCGACCACATCTTCCGCATCCTCAGGGCGAACAAGGACAAGATCACCTCGCGGCCACCGGAcgtggagaagaaggaggagctgCCCGAGCTACTGCGCAAGATCGACGAAGCGCTGCAGCAATGCAAGGCACGGTCCAAGCAGCCGCAGCAGTCTGACAACGCCAAGAGCAAGAAGATGACGCTGCCGTCGGTGAGCGACTGCAACCCTTTCAAGTCCCGATCGCCGGACTTCTCCGTCGAGCCATTGCTGCAGCAGACCATCACCATCCTCGGTGACGCTCCTTCTACCTCTGCTCCTGCTGCTGATCATGATGCAGCTGGTGAAGACACGGTGCTCTACGAGTGGACGACGAGCTACGTGGACGAGGACCGCATATACGGCTGGGCCGACGAGGCGGACAAGGTGGTCGACGCCCTCGTCGGCCTCCAAGAGGAGGGCAAAGAGGATCAATTGCTGTTCAGGGCGGCGGGCATCACGGGGATCCACGGCAGCGGCAAGACGGCGCTGGCGCAGAAGGTATTCGTCCACGACAGGATCAAGGACGCCTTCCCTCTCAGGCTCTGGGTCTGCGTCGGCCCGCCGGACCACGAGGACAGGTTCAACCTCCTCTATCGGATGCTTGACAACCTCGGCCTCGACACCGCCAAGGTCGAGGCCATCGTCGACAATGCCGACGTCGTCAAGGCAGCTGCTGAAGACAAGGGCAAATCCAAGATCGGTGTGCTGCTCTTCATCCTGTACGTGACGCTGTACAAGACGGGGTACCTCATCGTGTTCGACGACATCAGGGCGTACGATGGCAGCAACGGCTGGTACAGCAACCTGACGCTACAGCCACCTAAGAAGGGCGAGTGGTACGAGCGGCTCGCCTACGGCCTGCCCAAGGCGAGGAAGAGCGCGGTGCTCGTCACCTGTCGCAGTGAGGACGATGCCAGGACCATGGTGCGCACCGGCCGCGTGTTCCGCCCACCAGGCCTCGGCGTCGCCGAGGGATGGAAGCTTTTCGAGCGGGAGTACAAAGAGGCCAAGAAAAAGagcaagaaggagaaggaagagaaagagaaagacaaggacgagaaggaggagaagaaagaggaagaCGAGATTTACAAGGAGCTGGAACAGATAAAGGAGCAGATCGTCGGCAAGTGCCTAGGCCTGCCGGTGGCCATCGTCCAGGCGGCCAAGGGCTTCGCCTTGATGGAGCACAAACCCGACGATCCACCGAAGGCGGAGGATAAAGCTCTCCCGGATGAGACTGTGCCTAGCAAGACCGAGCCTGCAACTCAGGCTACGGAGGCTAATCAGCCTGTTAATTAAGAGACTCTGCGTGGTTCTTGCTgtagtttttgtttttttttactgtCGACTGTGCTTTTTCTCGGGCCCTTGGTTTACTATggaggttttttttttcttcttttgttcgCCGCTTGATTACGGAGTTTGTATTTGTTTTTtctagtgttttttttttgcagtgaGATTGTGTAATGTTTGTTTTACCAACCATGCAGAGGCTTCTCCTAATTTGATTTTTTCAGCCACCAAAGATTTGAACTAGCAATTCTTTGAAGTTCTCTCATAACGTGCAATTGAGACATTGAGTAACTTCGGGGGGAAAAAGTTTTGGTAATTTCAAGTTGCATGAAACTTTCATACATCGAGCGGATCATTGGATATGAGAGAGGATGAAAGACCTAAGCTGTCCAGCGGCGCTCGGGCCAGCAACCTTGTACCGCCACCGCCAAAGTGTGAGGTCGTCACACACCCTTCTAAGCATGGACCTTGACGTAGAGGCTTTGGTGTTGAATACCAAGTCACTCCGAGCCTTCCAGATGGCCCTGAGTATCACCGCGACACCGGCGCGCCACACATCAGCGTGGACGGGGAGAGGTGCATGAAGGTCCCAGAATGAGAACCGCCCATCCGGGATTGGGACATCCAGCCCAAATCACCGCCAAAAAGGGGTAGTCGAAGAACAGGTGTCTGCCGGTCTCGACCGACGGGCAGGCTTCGCACACATCTGAGGGCACACAACTCTTGAAGAAGAGGTTGGCGTGCATGCTCAGACGGTCAATGTCGGCGAGGTAGGCGAAGATCATCAACTTCGTAGGGAGGCGCAAGGCCGAGGATCTGCTAGACGAAATGTCGGGGGGTGCACCGGCGAGAGCATACGGTATGCCTCGTGGGAGTCCATGCGGCGTTGGTCCTGTTCGGCTTGAAGTGTGGTGCTGTGGACGAGTTGGAACTCCGCCTCTGCAGCCGCAATGAGGCGGGGCTGCAAGTCGAGGCCGAGGGTGGCCACCGTGGCCACGGATGCCTGGGGACGAGGTACAGTGGGAGAACAACGCAGCGAACCGCTTCGCCAGTAGTTCCCCATGCAGCCACATGTCGTTCCAAAAGGAGGTGGAGCAGCCGGACACCACCATCACCCTCGTCATGGTGTGGTAGAGCGGGAGGCACTCCGGGACGATCCGCTTGAGGAACGAGGGGGATAGGGAGAAGTCCCCTAAGTCACGACATGTATGTGAAAAGAACTGGCTCTTCCAAGGAAGGGGTTACAATGGTGTAGTTTGTGGACGAAGTTTAGCAGCAAGCACATGTTCTACCGGTGGAGATCCTTAATGCCGAAACCACCCTCCTGCTTAGACAACAAAACTTTATCCCAAGAAATTAAATAACGAGCACCAGAACATGAGTCCT includes these proteins:
- the LOC124672369 gene encoding probable disease resistance protein At5g45490, which encodes MAQQSGNDLKPQLEKLLQAFDDEDDRDLLHRTELDHIFRILRANKDKITSRPPDVEKKEELPELLRKIDEALQQCKARSKQPQQSDNAKSKKMTLPSVSDCNPFKSRSPDFSVEPLLQQTITILGDAPSTSAPAADHDAAGEDTVLYEWTTSYVDEDRIYGWADEADKVVDALVGLQEEGKEDQLLFRAAGITGIHGSGKTALAQKVFVHDRIKDAFPLRLWVCVGPPDHEDRFNLLYRMLDNLGLDTAKVEAIVDNADVVKAAAEDKGKSKIGVLLFILYVTLYKTGYLIVFDDIRAYDGSNGWYSNLTLQPPKKGEWYERLAYGLPKARKSAVLVTCRSEDDARTMVRTGRVFRPPGLGVAEGWKLFEREYKEAKKKSKKEKEEKEKDKDEKEEKKEEDEIYKELEQIKEQIVGKCLGLPVAIVQAAKGFALMEHKPDDPPKAEDKALPDETVPSKTEPATQATEANQPVN